One segment of Pseudomonas pohangensis DNA contains the following:
- a CDS encoding VanZ family protein encodes MKRLGWAGLGLALAVLATAVLVPNTTLAWLRVESPLLSEGINRVEALWPAADTVHMLAFAVLGVIARLALPRTRAGWIILGVLLFSIVTELLQFYVPGRTPLVSDVRDNMLGLVAGLGFISLILWLYRHLTQRFG; translated from the coding sequence ATGAAGCGTCTGGGTTGGGCCGGGTTGGGGCTTGCGCTTGCCGTGCTGGCTACTGCGGTGCTGGTGCCGAATACAACGCTGGCCTGGCTGCGGGTTGAGAGCCCCTTGCTTTCCGAGGGCATCAATCGGGTCGAGGCACTGTGGCCGGCTGCCGATACGGTACACATGCTGGCCTTTGCGGTGCTGGGGGTGATTGCCCGGTTGGCCTTGCCGCGCACCCGTGCCGGCTGGATCATTCTTGGCGTTCTGCTGTTTTCAATCGTCACCGAGCTGCTGCAGTTCTATGTGCCGGGGCGCACGCCGCTGGTCTCCGACGTGCGCGACAATATGCTCGGTCTGGTGGCCGGGTTGGGTTTTATATCACTCATTCTGTGGCTGTATCGCCACCTCACGCAGCGCTTCGGATAA